Sequence from the Esox lucius isolate fEsoLuc1 chromosome 6, fEsoLuc1.pri, whole genome shotgun sequence genome:
agtatttttttatgtttattttttggctTTAAAGTTGCATCCCTTATATCTAAAAATCCATCCATCGTCAACCACTTATCCTGCGTACAGGGTCGCGGGGGGCTGGAGCCAATCCCAGTTTACGTTCGGCGAAAGGCAGGGTACACCCTGGACAGGTTGCCAGTCCATCGCAGGGCCACACCTAGACGAACAACCACTCACACTCACATCTAAGGACAATTTAGGGACACCAATTAACCTAGCCTGCATGCCTTTGGACGGTGGGAGGAAGCCGGAGTACCCGGAGAGAACCTACACAGACACGGAGAGACACATGCAAACTCCACATAGAAAGGCCGGGGCAACCGGATCGATCGATCGAtctatatttaattgttctCATCTACTAGTCACCTCCACATATACTACAATACGTATACTAAAATACTTACTGGTGTTTGTCAGCATTTCTTTAAAACCTCTTTTCCCATTTACTCCTTTCCAATGAATCTGTTTAATCAGTACAGTAAACAACAGTTTAGCTTTGAAAAAATGGGTTACAAATTAAACTCCATCAATACAAACAAAATTctcttttttcttgttttaaaataaagtcGATATACCACCTGGCCCTACATTGTTACCATACCATGTTTTGCTTAGCATGCGAGTTTCTTGCATCTTTAAGCCAACTCCTCCACTTCAGACATGGTGGCCAGCAGAACACTGACATTTTGAGGCATCTCAGCCATAGGAGTTTCCGTCCCCATTCTTGCAGCAATGTCATTTACAGCAGCAGCCAGCTGCATTTGCTGCTCCTTGATATGTTCCAGCAAAGTTAGAATGTGCAGTTCAGCTGCTACAAAAGGAGTTAAGAAACAATTATATTAAAAGTGCTGTtacatgaaaaatatgttttttcatgTAACAGCACTTACAGCCGGTACGGCTCTGACTACAGCGTTTCACATCTAACAACGTCACACAAAGAGGAGCTACAGGAAGCCGTGTTAGAGTCTTGTTCAGCTCACGTTTATTTACATGTCCGCTCTGGTTTAATCATTTCAGACACGCAGACAATAACTGCAGACAGGTGGCTGGCAGAAATATTTAGAATACATCAGAAACAATCAGTTTAATGGCTCACTACCGTTAGCACTCCTCCACTGATAAACACGGCATTAGCTTTGTGGCTCATTTAGCAACGGGCAGCTACCTGCTGTAAcgttacctgattgtagagaaTATTTAGAAGTGATAGGGACAACTAGGGACAAATGGGGACCATTCACTAGAACTACCACACTGTTTCAGATTAAATCTACAGTTAATTTACGTCTGTCAACAGCTAGCTTTAAACACCCAGCTACCGTAACATTAAACTTGTTTGCCTCTGGTGGGCAAACTATGCAACACCCATGACATGAGTGAATGATCtgagtctgtttctcttttaaTAGTCATATCTGCCGTTATAAACGGCCGATGCCAATGAAATTAGCTCAAATCGGTCGgctctaatacacacacacacacagtatccttctataagtatttttttaaatagctctTATTTAAACCATGTATACGGTCACagagttaaaaaatatatatattttaccagAGCAAGGAACAGGTCCAGTGCCAGTCCTCCCCAGTTTAAAAGTAGGGACAAAACAATGGCCTTGATAGTCATTTGTGAGAGGAGTGGCAGTGATCCGGCGCCTAGGACTTGAGGGCATGCGAGACGTAGGGGTAGGAACAAGTGCCACTGGAGCTGAGGAGAGGTAGATTGAACATATTATTTTTGCTAACAGGTGAGTACTTTGATAAGAAAAGCTTAACAAAAATACTCTATTGTGGTACCTGTGTAACTACCACGATCACATTGCCTCAGATCAGGCAGAGGTCCAGCAGAAATCTGGCATGGAGGACTTGAAGGCATGCAAGGTGGAAGGACGGGAACAAGTGGTGCAGCCGCTgaggagaaggcatttgacaaTTTCATTATTAGGGTCCAAGCACtgacaacatattttaaaacagccCTTGTTATCTTATAGAAGAAAATTTGCAGCATACGtatatttgaagaaaaaaagagacattCAGAGGCAGATCAATGAACGTAGTAGAAGAAAGTAGGTGTAAGAAAAGGTGTTACTCAGGATTTCTGCAGGGTTTAGTCAGTCAAATTTAAGACCTTTTAAGACCTTTTTATGaccattatgatttaaattTATGACTTACACGAATTACGAAAAATAACTTCCTTTCaaaagtcttttttttattgactttcATTAAAAGTAATAAGTTTCATTATTTAAAGATTCCATTTTCTTAAGAGTAACAAACTGAAGGCTCCCTTTTCCTAAGTATGAATAACACAGGAACAACACTTAATTATCACAAtaatatatcagtcaatatcCATAATTATCACGATAAATGTCAAATCTTTATTTCTTTCAAGTTTAAAGGCAGAGTTTTGCTCCTAACTGAAAGTTGTAGAAACCAGAGCGTTAATTGTGGTTTTAAACTACTCTATATTGTCAGAACATATCATGACAAACACTTGCCAAACAGGAGAACATTTACCAAATCTGAGGTAGAAAATtcaaacatttgtcatttttcctTAACAAAATTAATCTTTATTAGAAAattaatttctttttaaatattatcGAACATTTATCGAACTCTTGATATTGttttagtcaaagttgctcttctatcagcttgaatcagtcggcccattctcctctgacctctagcatcaacaaggcattttcgcccacaggactgccgcatactggatgtttttcccttttcataccattctttgtaaaccctagaaatggttatgcgtgaaaatcccagtaactgagcagattgtgaaatactcagaccggcccgtctggcaccaacaaccatgccacgctcaaaattgcttaaatcacctttctttcccattctgacattcagtttggagttcaggagattgttttgaccaggaccacacccctaaatgcattgaagcaactgccatgtcattggttgattagataattgcattaatgagaaattgaacaggtgttcctaataatcctttaggtgagtgtatatcaattGTAAGTCGCTTTGGATAAAAGCGTCAGcttaatgaataaatgtaaatgatacTTCATAACCAGGGGTTGAATGATACTACTGCAGTACAAGAACATACCAGTGGAATGAAGAAGTTCAGCATGATTCGGATCTGGCAGAGGTCTAGCGGAGAAGTTAGGAGTCGGTGGAGCAATAGGTGGTGctggagtgagggagagataaGTGGGTCTTGTATTGTTCCTCTCCTCTGGCTCACTTTCAGAGTCGGTATCACCAAAGATGAGCCTAACAAACAAAGCAACCCCCCCAAGGCCTAGTTAACAATGTAGCATTTGCAAAAAATACTAAAACTAGTTAAGACAATAAAAAATTGCACCTGCAACCAACTTTAAAATGTGAGAAATGTTGTGCTAAATGTCAATactcaaaatatttaattagtCGACACTATTAAGTTGCACTAGGAATCAGTTACTTCTAAAGTGCATTTAAATGCAAGATGCAATACCATTTCGACCTTTACCATTTGACATTCAGTGCATATAGCTATATCAgcaaaagacaaaatgttgtCTTGCAATACTTCTTTGTGAGATCTCTGAATAATTGTATCTGACTGCAGTAAAtggtcttttgtttttaaataatgtatacgTGCAAATACCAAACCTTGGCTTAATTTTTCTTTTCCTAGCTACTACTACTTCTTGTTCGCCATCTGTATGTAACTCTGATGTATTACAGGTCAGCGAAGCCCTCAGCTTTTCTCTGGCTATTTGATAATCACCTGATCAGAATTGAGAA
This genomic interval carries:
- the LOC106023887 gene encoding uncharacterized protein LOC106023887 isoform X2 is translated as MYIVAEFTESNTVNIISDSWFEDGATLWPSYKSDERINRAVRKHEVPGSDWKMYDVRVLARAGDYQIAREKLRASLTCNTSELHTDGEQEVVVARKRKIKPRLIFGDTDSESEPEERNNTRPTYLSLTPAPPIAPPTPNFSARPLPDPNHAELLHSTAAAPLVPVLPPCMPSSPPCQISAGPLPDLRQCDRGSYTAPVALVPTPTSRMPSSPRRRITATPLTNDYQGHCFVPTFKLGRTGTGPVPCSEAVRKNQAASSASDNEINQHAIRWFNLASDRGGGRKERAMAREAIH
- the LOC106023887 gene encoding uncharacterized protein LOC106023887 isoform X1; translated protein: MYIVAEFTESNTVNIISDSWFEDGATLWPSYKSDERINRAVRKHEVPGSDWKMYDVRVLARAGDYQIAREKLRASLTCNTSELHTDGEQEVVVARKRKIKPRLIFGDTDSESEPEERNNTRPTYLSLTPAPPIAPPTPNFSARPLPDPNHAELLHSTAAAPLVPVLPPCMPSSPPCQISAGPLPDLRQCDRGSYTAPVALVPTPTSRMPSSPRRRITATPLTNDYQGHCFVPTFKLGRTGTGPVPCSAAELHILTLLEHIKEQQMQLAAAVNDIAARMGTETPMAEMPQNVSVLLATMSEVEELA